The Nonlabens sp. Hel1_33_55 genome contains the following window.
GTAGGGCAAAGAAGAAGGATTTCTTGACCATCGAACAAGCACGCAAACATAAATTCCCGATCGATTGGTCAACCTATGAAGCGGTAAAGCCTAAAAAAATAGGTGTTCACGAATTAGAAGATCTGGACCTAAAAGAAATTTCAGAATACATTGACTGGTCGCCATTTTTCCGTAGTTGGGATTTACATGGACGCTATCCAGATATTTTGACTGATGATGTTGTGGGCGAGCAAGCCACAGAGTTGTTTGCAGATGCTCAGGAAATGTTGAATAAAATTATTGATGAGAATTGGCTAGAAGCCAAAGCACTTTACGGCTTATTCCCAGCAAATTCAAATGAGCAGGACGACATCGAAGTAAAAGGATCTGATGCAGACTTTGTCTTTAGAACCTTGCGCCAACAATCGAAAAAAGCTGCTGGCAAACCACAAATTGCTCTATCAGATTTTATTGCACCAACCGATTCTGGAAAACAGGATTATATAGGGGCTTTTTGTGTGAGCGCTGGTTTTGGCGTTCCAGAACGTGCCGCCCAATTTGAAAAAGACCACGACGATTATAATTCCATCATGCTCAAAGCCCTTGCGGACAGACTTGCCGAGGCTCTTGCTGAATATCTGCACTTGAGAATACGTAAAGAATTCTGGGGTTATGCCAGCGATGAGCAGTTGGAGAACAACGATTTGATTCGAGAAAATTACAAGGGAATAAGACCAGCGCCAGGTTATCCAGCTTGTCCAGACCACCTAGAGAAAGAGACTATTTGGGAACTGCTTCAAGTAGAAGAGAAAATAGGAGTAACGCTTACGGAAAGCCTTGCCATGTGGCCAGCAGCAAGTGTTTCTGGATATTATATTTCGCATCCAGAATCTCGTTATTTTGGACTTGGTAAGATAAAGGAAGACCAAGTGCACGATTATGCGGATCGTAAAGGAATCGCTTTCGCGAAAGCAGAAAAATGGCTCAACCCTAACATTGCTGATTAACACCAGAAATTATTAAATGAAGATTACCGACCATATAAAACAAGCGGAAAACACGCTGTTCAGCTTTGAAATCATACCGCCAGTAAAGGGGAAATCGATTAAGGAATTGTATGACAATATTGATCCCTTAATGGAATTCAAGCCACCATTTATAGATGTGACCACCTCACGTGAGGAGTTTATATACATCGAGAAAAAAGGTGGTTTGTTAGAAAAGAAACTCACCAGAATGCGCCCTGGTACCTTGGGGATTTGTGCAGCGATCCAGAACAAATATGACGTGGATACTGTACCGCATTTGCTTTGCGGTGGCTTTACACAGCAGGAAACCGAATATTTGCTGGTGGATTGTCAATATCTAGAAATTGATAATGTAATGGCATTGCGAGGTGACGCCCGTAAAGGAGATAAGCGCTTTGAGTGTACGGAAGGAGGCCATGAATTTGCGATCGATCTGGTCAAACAAATCGATCATTTGAATAAAGGGCACTACTTACATGACGTGATTGAAATTTCTTGCGATGTTGATTTTTGCATTGGTGTTGCTGGATATCCAGAGAAGCATGAAGAATCTCCCAGCATGAAAACCGACTTAAAACGTTTGAAGGATAAGGTAGATGCTGGTGCGCATTATGTGGTCACGCAAATGTTCTTTGACAATCAAAAATATTTTGAATTTGTAAATGCTGCTAGAGATTTAGGCATTACTATTCCAATTATTCCAGGAATCAAGCCTATCGCGACTAAATCTCATTTGCAGTTGTTGCCGCAAACATTCCATCTGGACATGCCGCAAAATTTAGTTGACGCTGTGGAAAACTGCAAAACTAATAAAGACGTACGTCAGGTAGGCGTGGAGTTTTGCATCGATCAGTGTCGTGAGTTACTGGCGAATGATGTTCCTGTTTTGCATTTCTATAGCATGGGAAAAAGCGATAATATTTACGACATTGCCAAAGCTATTTTTTAATGTAGTTTCGCCCTAATGACGAATCGTTTTATAATTCTTTTGGTTTTTCTCGCTTTGATGGCGCCTTGCGCCGCTCAGGTTTACACTGAGCAGAGTCGAAGTGTAAAAGCAAGTACCGCACAAACAAAAGAACAATTTCCAAAAGTTGCAACTATCGATGTATCCTTGATGCACGGGACTATTTTGCAACATAACCCAGATATTTCTCACCTCATAACTAATCATCCTAAAGGTATTTTGCTTAGTTATAACCGCAAGACTTTTGGCGAAGAAGAATGGGAATCGCGCTATGGTTTTCCAGATTGGGGTTTTAGTGCTGCTTATCAGGATATGAAAAATTACAATCTTGGCGAGGCTTATAGCGCTTACGCGCATTATAATTTTCATTTTTTCAATCGTAATCTACAGTTTAGAGTAGGCCAAGGTCTAGCTTACATGACTAAGCCTTTTGACGTGGAGACTAATCCGCAGAATAATGCCTATGGCACCACGATTACCAGCTCCACTTATCTAGTCGCTAATTACCGCAAAGAAAATATTTATAAAGGCCTAGGATTTCATGCAGGTGCAAGCATCATCCATTACTCCAATGCTAATGTGCGCGCTCCTAATAATTCTACCAACACATGGTTTTTCAATGCAGGACTTAACTACACTTTAAATCGTGATGAAATACCAGAGTATAAAATCTGGGAAAAGCGAGGTTACACAGAGCCGATCGGGATCAATGCTATGGCACGTTTAGGTTTTAACGAGAGTGATTACCGTGGCAGCGGCCAGCATCCGTTTTATGATTTCTCAGTGTATGCAGATAAGCGCATCAATATCAAAAGCAGCCTGCATGCTGGAGCCGAATTATTTGTTGCCGAATTTCTGAGAGAATTCCGCGATTATCAGGCCAACAGTTTTCCAGAAAACGGAATCAACGGTGATGAAGATCATAAACGAGTAGGACTTTTTATAGGACATGAATTGCACTTAGGAAAAACGAGTGTGTTGTCGCAATTTGGTTATTACGTGTATCAGCCTATCGAGTTTGAATCTAAGTTTTACAACAGACTAGGATTACAAAGAAGATTGACAGACAACATTTTTGCTAGCGTCACTGTAAAAGCACACGGCGCAAAAGCTGAAGGCGTGAGTCTAGGAATAGGCTATCGATTCAAAGAAGTTTTTAATGCTAAAACTGAATTATGAAAGGAGATAAGAGTTCAGAGTTAGGAGTTGTAAATATGTCAGTTCGAGCGCAGTCGAGAACAGTTCAGTTTGATTCTATGTTGTTTAGAAATATTTTGAATTTTCTTATGCGTCAGTTCGAGCGACAGTCGAGAACAGTTAGAAGCGTAGCGATGTTTTCACTTACAATGATTCTAATAATAAGCACAGCAACCAGTTGCGACAGTGAAGATGGTTTGAACTGCACACAAACAGCAGGTGATATCCAGAGTTTTGAAGTAGAAGTAGATGCATTTGATAAAGTCGTAATCTTTGAACGTATGGGCGCCACCTTTAAACAAGGACCCGTTCAAAGAGTTGTTGTTACTACCGGAGAAAATCTATTCAATGATATTGATGTCAAAGTAGTTGATGGCCAACTTCAAATTGTGAATAATAACGGCTGTAACGTCATAAGAGATTATGGAATAACGCAAATCGAAATCACATCACCCAACCTAACCGAAATTAGAACTAGCACCGGAGAAGATCTTAAGAGCGACGGTGTTCTTAACTACCCTAATCTCACTCTATTGTCAGAAGATGCTACCGTGGAAGAAGATTTCTATAACACTGATGGTGATATGCGTATGCAACTCAATACCCAGAATCTCAGAATCGTTTCTAATAATTTGAGCTACTTCTATTTAAGTGGTTCGGTACAGAATGCAGATATCACTTTCCTTGAAGGCGATGGACGTATTTATGCTGAAGATCTTGAAATTCAAAACGCTCAAATTTTTCATCGTGGCACCAGCGAGTGGCGCATGGATGTAAAACAAAACATCGCCGGAACCATTAATGGCTACGGCGATGTGATATTAGATATAGAACCAGTTACTGTCGACGTTGACGTCACCTGGCAAGGTCGATTGATCTTTCTAAATAACTAGAGAAGCGTTATAGGTAACTCAGCTCTGTAAGTTCCCCAACCCATTTTCATGTGTACGACATTGTCGTTGTTAGGTGAATACAAAGCAATGCTTAAATTTTCAAGACTTTCATCTTCTGTAGTTACGGGAATAGTAGTTGTCACTACATCCATTTCAGACTTGTGAGAAAAATTTCCCCAACCATCGTTTTCAGCATTAATGTGGAATGTCCATTCATTCTCTGTAGGAACAACAACGATAGAATAGCGACCTGCTGGTAATACTTGGTCACCAATCATAGCATTACTCATCAATGTAATTTCTGTGCTTTCATTAGCTCCTAATCTCCACTTTTCGCCATATTTGGTAATTCCAGAATCCTTTACATCTGTAGAGGTAAATAGATTACGATCGTTTAAGGATGGTCTGCCGTAAAGCACTCTAATTTGTGGTTGCAATGCAGCTTTTTGTTCATCCGTTTTCGCGAAAGCGCGCTTTGTAGATTGCGCTGGATAATAAGCGGCGTCCATCGGGCTTTTATCCATAGAAACAAATTCTTGTGAAGTTGCCGTAAAAGTGATCGCCATCGCTGCCGCTGCTAAAAGTATGTTTTTCATGTTGTTATGTTGAAATATTTGTTCATACAATAATAAGCCGATTGTCGTCTCACGTTGTTAATTCTGTTCTAAAAAGCATCAGTCCACTACTGGGAGCGATGTGCGATAAATGGATAAGATTTGAACCATCTAAGGTTTTTTCAAATTCTTCAAAGGTCATTTTGCCCATTCCAAGGTCAAAAAGGGCACCCATCATGATCCTTACTTGGTGGCGTTTAAAACCTTTCCCGCTTACGCGAAAGCAAAAACTCTCCTCAGGAAAAAAGTTTGCTGTAAAGAGATTATTTTCTTCGATATAACAGCTGTCAACCATGCTGTTTGTATTGGTTTCCGCCGAAGGTTTGTAGGTATAGGACCAGAAATCCTTCTCGCCCACAAATAATTGTGCCGCCTTTTTCATGAGTTCTATATCCAGTTCTGACTTCATATAAACCATCAACGGCGCACAAAACGGATGGAACTTCTCGCCATGAGAGAATAGATAAATGTATTCCTTAACCTTAGGAGAATTAATGATATTGAAATCAGCTGTGGTAGGCTCAATGTGCAATGCCCTGATATCGCTAGGCAAGTTGAGGTTGAATTCTTTTAGAAAAACATCAAGGTCAGCAATAGGTTCATCGTCCAGAAACAATTCAATCGCCGTTTCATTTACTGAAACTCGAGCGTCAGTTCTTCCGGCAGCAAGTATTTTGAAATTAGAATGATCAAAAACGAATCGCAGCGTGCGCTGCACCATGCGCTCTACTGTAGGAAGATCAGGTTGTTTCTGCCAGCCATGGAATCGGAAGCCCAGATACTGGAGTTTTATGATGTAAAAGTGTCTTTCTTTTTTGAACATGTTGCAAAGATGTGGAATCCTTTTATATCAAGAAAAATTATATTTATACGTATATTTATATTAAGTATACGTATGTTTTTACAATAGTACTACATTACTTAGAGACCGATGCTACTTTCGAGCGGCATGACAAAGGAGTTAATTATGAAAAAGAAATTGACATTAAGTATCGATGAAGATGTAATCAATAAAGCAAAACAATATGCTCAAGGAACGGATCGTAGTTTATCAGAATTAATAGAAAATACACTTCGAAGGATATTCAATGGCACGAATATCAGTGAACCTAACACGCTCTATGATGTTGGAAATGCAGATAAGAAAGATAAACGAACAGGTTGGAAATTGCCAGAATTCTTAGAAGGTATAGCAGGTGTTGCTCCCTTGGATATTGATTACGTGAAAGATCGGGATATAATTAGAGAAGAGCGTTATTCAAAGCAGTAGCATGCAGTACTTTCTTGACACTAATATATTAATCGATCTTGTGACAATGAGAGAGCCATATGGAAAGGTTGCGGCTCAATTATTTGAAACAGCAAGAGAGAAAAAGTGGAATTTATTTTCGTCTGCGATTAGTATTACGACAACACACTACATTTTGTCCAAATCAATGGACAATATACCTGCTACAGAGGTTATTGGTAAACTTTTAGATCTCCTAACCATTGTTCCCGCAGATTCTTCCATGTTGCGTAGAGCGGTTTCTCAACCAATTAGCGATTATGAAGACGCCGTCCAGTTTGAATGCGCTGCATCCATAAAAGGCGTCAACGGCATCATCACCAGAAACAAGAAAGATTTCAAACACTCCACCATTCCCGTTTTTGCACCTGAAGAGGTTTTGTTCTAACTCTATAATATTTAGTTTCCAAAAGTTATAAACTCCATTCTATCTATCTTAAAGATTACCTCGTTATTTTCGATGACATCCAGATCAAAATAACCTTTTACCTTCAATCCGCCATCGATCTCAATTTTATCAGTTGTTGTAAAAGTGCCACTGGTTTGATATTCATTCCAATCTGAATTTACTATAGTAGGCGATTGAGTTGCAATTAAAAGCCCTGTATATTTAAATAAGTTTATAAAAGCAGGCAAATTGTTTTCTACTATTGGGTACGTTCCCAATTCTAAATTGCCTAACTGCTGATTCAAATTGAATTCTAAACGATATCCGTTGTTAGAATAAAATATGTGCCTTTGTGAACCATTAGGGTAGGTACTTTTACGTATATAAGTGTCCTTAAAAGTAAATTCGTTTGACTCGTACGCCATTCTGGTAAGTAAACCTATGGAGCATTCAAACTCTTTATGATTCTCAACGTCTATTGTGCCATTGATCTCTCTTTGTATGGAATTATCAGTTTCATTGAATATCGTTCCCGAGAAATTAAAGGATAAATCATTACTCGATTCATCATACATGAAATCAGAAATATTCATTGTAGAAATAGGATCAAAGGCGTGAGTCAAATAGAATGGAATCCTACCGCTCTCACCCGTTCTTTCAAGGTATTCAACCCTTATTAAATCACCTTGTTTCGATATATCAAAATCTAATTCATAACCAGCATATTCGTCTTCATGGAAGTTACTTACAGTAACATAAATCATGTTACAATTAGTGTTGCCAGTGATTTCATTATTTATGAAAGATCTTTCAATGCCATCAACTGTTACATTTGCGCTGTTGGTAATTTCAACTGGCGGCTCAAAATCGTTTCGATCGTCACATGAAATGACTCCCGCCAGAGAGAGGATTGATAAAATGTAAAGATTTTTCATAAATTCAAACTTACAAAAAGGAATAATCACTCACCAGTCAACTCCTGAAACATCGCCTCAAGATTCTTGTTCCTTTTGTTGAGCGACAAAATCTTCAACTCATTATCATGGGCAAAATCAAAAACGCCGCTGCGCTGGTCGGTTTTTGTTTCAAAACGCAATCTATAATTGAACCCGTGCAGTTCTTTTACTTCACGTACTAGAGGAATTCGCTGTAACAATTCTGGTTCCACACGATAGTCAAATTCTACATCAATGACTTGGATCTCGTCGCTTTTGAGATTTTTCAGATAATCATCTGCGACAATTTTTCCTTTATTGATGATGATCACGCGATCGCACATGGCCTCAACTTCCTGCATGATGTGTGTAGAAAGTAGGATGGTTGTGTTTTGGGCGACTTTACGTATCAAGCTGCGAATTTCCACTAATTGATTAGGATCTAGTCCTGTCGTGGGTTCATCCAGAATGAGAACTTTAGGCTGGTGCAATAATGCATTAGCCAGCCCTACACGTTGTTTGTAACCTTTGGAAAGCTCTTGAATTTTTTTGATTTGGTGGGATTCCAGACCGGTTTCTGCGATCACTTCGTTAATGCGCTGCTTGGCATTTTCCAGCTTGTAAATACTCGCACTAAAACCCAAATATTCCTTCACATACATATCAGGATACAACGGATTGTTCTCTGGCAGGTAACCTATGGAACTTTGCACCGCTCTAGAATCGGTCGCAACATCGTGGCCGTTTACTGTTGCTGTTCCATCATCTGCATTCAAATAAGTCGTCAGGATGCGCATCATCGTTGACTTTCCAGCGCCATTAGGACCTAAAAACCCAACGATTTCTCCAGACTTTATGGAGAAGGAAACGTCATCTAGCGCCTTTTGGCTGCCGTATGTTTTTGTGATTTTGGAAACTTCAATAGACATAAGGTAAAGATAGGAATTGTGATGAATTCGCTTTCGCGAAAGCGAAAACATTATAAACTACAACAACGTTATCGCAATCTTTTTTATTTAAATGTTTTGTTTTTACTATGAGTTTTAAATAAAGTATTCTACATTAGCCACTTGTTATGAATTCAACTACTTACTTCTGGTCTCGTTACTACTTCTATTTTATGGAAGAACGGACTCTATTGAAGTAATTTAAAATATATCACTCACAATAAAGTCCTGAATCATTCAGGACTTTTTTTATAGGAATAAATGAAGGTTGCAATACAAGGTGTGAAGGGATCATACCACCATCAGGTGGCAGATTTGTTGTACGGAGATGTGGAGTTGTTAGAGTGCAGCACTTTTGACCAACTAGGTCGTGCCGTGGCTCAAGGCGAGGTTGATAAAGGCGTTATGGCCATAGGTAATTCTATTGCAGGTAGCATTTTGCCCAACTATACGTTGATCAGTGAGAATGATTTGAGCATCACTGCAGAGTGCTATCTGGATATCGACCACCAATTGATGGCATTGAAAGGTCAAAAACTGGAAGATATCGTTGAGGTACAATCACATCCCATGGCATTATTGCAGTGCAAGCCATTCTTTAGAGATTATCCAGAAATTAAACTGGTAGAAACTGATGATACAGCAGCAGCAGCTTACCGCATACAGCGCGATGGGAAAAAAGGAATTGCAGCTATTGCATCAAGTATTGCGGCAACCATATACGATCTAGATATCATCGCCACTGACATTCAAGAAATTAAAAATAATGCCACCCGATTTGTGGTAGTAGAAAAAAATCAGGTGGATAATCATGAGCCCAATAAGGCCACTATCAATTTTGCAAGTAGTCACGAGGCTGGATCGCTTGCACGTATTCTAACGATTTTTGGCGCACAGCGCATCAATCTTACTAAAATTCAATCCATTCCCATTGTTGAGAAACCTTTTTTGTTCTCGTTTGTAGCAGATTTGGAATTTGACAATCTGAGCCAATTCACCACTGCACAACAACAAATCCAGCCTTACATTAAGGAACTCACCATTTTAGGAATTTATAAAAGCGCTACGTTATGATAGCAACAGCAAGACGACTTGATAGCGTTCAAGAATATTATTTTGCCACCAAATTACGCGAAGTGCGTAGTTTGATGAACGAAGGAAAACCTATTATTAATGCGGGAATAGGCAGTCCAGACCTATTGCCGCCAGATCATGTGATCCCTGCGCTGGTCAATGCTATGGGAGACCATAAAGCGCACGGTTACCAAAGCTATTTAGGTTTGCCAGAATTGCGAGAAGCAATGGCAGATTTTTACAAATCCCAGTATAATGTGTCGATCGATTCAGAGTCAGAGGTCATTCCGTTGATGGGTAGTAAGGAAGGAATTCTTCATATTTCACTAGCATACTTGAATCCTGGTGATCAGGTTTTGATTCCAGATCCAGGTTATCCTACTTATGCTAGTGCGACTAAATTGTGTGAAGCCCAAGCAGTCACTTATGACCTGACGTCTAATAATAATTGGATGCCAGACTTTGAAGCTTTGGAGCAAATGGAATTGTCCAAGGTGAAACTTATGTGGACCAACTATCCCAATATGCCTACCGGCGCTGCAGGAAATCTAGAAGTTTTTGAAAATTTAGTCGCCTTTGCCCGTAAGCATAATATTTTGGTTGTTAACGATAACCCATATAGCTGCGTAGGATATGAAAATAAGGTCAGTATCCATCAAGTGGAAGGTTCGCTGGATTGCGCTTTGGAATTGAATTCTATTAGTAAAACCTTTAATATGGCTGGCTGGCGTGTTGGTATGTTGACTGGAAATGCAGATGTACTGAAAGAAGTTTTGAAAGTAAAGACCAACATGGATAGCGGCATGTTTTACGGTGTTCAAAAAGGAGCGATTGCTGCTTTAAAAACGGATGCAAGTTGGCTAGAGAATCAAGATAAAACATACATCAAAAGACGAGAATTGACGATACAGGTAGCACATGCTCTTGACCTAGAACCCGAATTACAAACTGGCGGATTGTTCGTCTGGTGCAAATTGCCAGCAGGAATTGAAGATGACAAGGCATTTGTAGACGGCGTGCTTCACAAGCAACATATATTCATCACACCAGGAAGCATTTTTGGTAAGAATGGTGAAGGTTACGTGAGGTTTTCATTGTGTGTCAAAGAAGAAGAAATAGCAACGATGCTCGAAAGGGTTTCAAAAAAGCAGAACGCATGAAAAATGTGTTTCTTATAGGAACTGGTCTCATAGGTGGATCCATGCTTTTGGATTTGCGAGAGCATTTCAAGGATGCCACTTTTTACGGTATTGATCAAAATGAGGCGCATGCACAGCGAGCGGCGGAAAACGGAATGGTTGATGAGGTAGCGACGATGGAAGATCTCAAACTAGCAGATTTAGTATTGATAAGCATTCCGGTTGATGCCGCTTTGAGCGTAGTGCCACAGGTTTTGGATTTGATTCCAGAACATGCGCTGGTGATAGATGTTGGATCTACTAAAGAAGCTATTTGTAACGCTGTAGAAGGCCATAAAAATAGACGCCAATTTCTAGCTGCACACCCTATTGCAGGAACTGAATTTTCTGGTCCTGATGCTGCGATTCATGGGTTGTTTGATAAGAAAACCATGATTGTATGCGAAGTGGAAAAGACAGCATTTAAATTGCAGGAAATGGCAAAGGAAATCTTTGATGTTCTCGGCATGAGGATACGATACATGACGCCACTTACGCATGATAGACACATCGCATTTGTTTCCCACTTATCACATATTTCCAGCTTCATGTTAGGGAAGACCGTCATACAGGAGGAGCAAGTAGAGCAAGATATATTTGACCTGGCCGGCAGTGGATTTGAAAGCACGGTGCGACTTGCAAAGAGTTCACCGGCAATGTGGACGCCTATTTTTGCCCAGAATAAGAAACATGTCCTGGACTCTCTGGACGGATATATTGAAAATTTAGTACGCTTTCGCGAAAGCGTAAACACAGACAATCACAAAGCCATATTTGAAGATATGGAACAAACAAATAGAATTAAAACCATACTAAAAGGAATACAAAATGAAAAATAAGAAAGAGTACAGAAACTGGCTGGACGCACATAAACTAGATCACCCTATCGTGATCGCAGGACCGTGTAGTGCAGAGACTGAAGACCAAGTTTTAAAAATTGCACACGAGCTGAAAGACAGCGATACAACATATTTGAGAGCAGGAATATGGAAACCACGAACACGTCCAGGAAATTTTGAAGGAGTTGGCGCTATAGGCTTGAAATGGTTGCAAAGAGCCAAAAAAGAGACTGGACTGCTTACTGCTACAGAAGTCGCAAACAAAGCTCACGTAGATTTAGCACTGGAACACGATATCGATTTATTATGGATAGGTGCGCGTTCTACAGTGAGTCCTTTTATCGTTCAGGAAATCGCAGATGCGCTTAAGGGAACAGATAAGGTGGTTTTAGTTAAGAATCCTGTCAATCCAGATCTAGCGTTGTGGATAGGAGCAGTAGAGCGACTATATACCGCTGATATTAAGAACTTAGGAGTCATACATAGAGGATTCTCTACCTATGAAAAGTCAAAATATCGTAATAATCCAGAATGGCAGATTGCGGTTGATTTCCAGACACGTTTCCCAGACCTACCATTGATTTGTGATCCATCGCACATTACAGGAAAGAGAGATATGATCCTTGAGGTTTCCCAGACTGCACTTGATTTGAACTATGATGGTTTGATGATAGAGACTCATTATGATCCAGATAACGCATGGAGCGATGCGGCACAACAAGTGACGCCAACGACTCTTATGCAGATTTTCAAAGACTTGAAAATTAGAAAGGAGCATGACGATGAGGCTGGATACCAGAATAAGTTAGGAGTCTTGAGAGCACAGATCGATGTGATCGATAACTCGATTATTGAAACTTTAGGAAAAAGAATGAAAACGGCTGATGCCATTGGAGAATTGAAAAAGTCGCGTAATGTAGCGGTACTTCAATCCAAGCGTTGGAATGAA
Protein-coding sequences here:
- a CDS encoding acyloxyacyl hydrolase, whose protein sequence is MTNRFIILLVFLALMAPCAAQVYTEQSRSVKASTAQTKEQFPKVATIDVSLMHGTILQHNPDISHLITNHPKGILLSYNRKTFGEEEWESRYGFPDWGFSAAYQDMKNYNLGEAYSAYAHYNFHFFNRNLQFRVGQGLAYMTKPFDVETNPQNNAYGTTITSSTYLVANYRKENIYKGLGFHAGASIIHYSNANVRAPNNSTNTWFFNAGLNYTLNRDEIPEYKIWEKRGYTEPIGINAMARLGFNESDYRGSGQHPFYDFSVYADKRINIKSSLHAGAELFVAEFLREFRDYQANSFPENGINGDEDHKRVGLFIGHELHLGKTSVLSQFGYYVYQPIEFESKFYNRLGLQRRLTDNIFASVTVKAHGAKAEGVSLGIGYRFKEVFNAKTEL
- a CDS encoding prephenate dehydrogenase produces the protein MKNVFLIGTGLIGGSMLLDLREHFKDATFYGIDQNEAHAQRAAENGMVDEVATMEDLKLADLVLISIPVDAALSVVPQVLDLIPEHALVIDVGSTKEAICNAVEGHKNRRQFLAAHPIAGTEFSGPDAAIHGLFDKKTMIVCEVEKTAFKLQEMAKEIFDVLGMRIRYMTPLTHDRHIAFVSHLSHISSFMLGKTVIQEEQVEQDIFDLAGSGFESTVRLAKSSPAMWTPIFAQNKKHVLDSLDGYIENLVRFRESVNTDNHKAIFEDMEQTNRIKTILKGIQNEK
- a CDS encoding aminotransferase class I/II-fold pyridoxal phosphate-dependent enzyme codes for the protein MIATARRLDSVQEYYFATKLREVRSLMNEGKPIINAGIGSPDLLPPDHVIPALVNAMGDHKAHGYQSYLGLPELREAMADFYKSQYNVSIDSESEVIPLMGSKEGILHISLAYLNPGDQVLIPDPGYPTYASATKLCEAQAVTYDLTSNNNWMPDFEALEQMELSKVKLMWTNYPNMPTGAAGNLEVFENLVAFARKHNILVVNDNPYSCVGYENKVSIHQVEGSLDCALELNSISKTFNMAGWRVGMLTGNADVLKEVLKVKTNMDSGMFYGVQKGAIAALKTDASWLENQDKTYIKRRELTIQVAHALDLEPELQTGGLFVWCKLPAGIEDDKAFVDGVLHKQHIFITPGSIFGKNGEGYVRFSLCVKEEEIATMLERVSKKQNA
- a CDS encoding type II toxin-antitoxin system VapC family toxin, with translation MQYFLDTNILIDLVTMREPYGKVAAQLFETAREKKWNLFSSAISITTTHYILSKSMDNIPATEVIGKLLDLLTIVPADSSMLRRAVSQPISDYEDAVQFECAASIKGVNGIITRNKKDFKHSTIPVFAPEEVLF
- a CDS encoding DUF6364 family protein, with amino-acid sequence MTKELIMKKKLTLSIDEDVINKAKQYAQGTDRSLSELIENTLRRIFNGTNISEPNTLYDVGNADKKDKRTGWKLPEFLEGIAGVAPLDIDYVKDRDIIREERYSKQ
- a CDS encoding head GIN domain-containing protein; the protein is MKGDKSSELGVVNMSVRAQSRTVQFDSMLFRNILNFLMRQFERQSRTVRSVAMFSLTMILIISTATSCDSEDGLNCTQTAGDIQSFEVEVDAFDKVVIFERMGATFKQGPVQRVVVTTGENLFNDIDVKVVDGQLQIVNNNGCNVIRDYGITQIEITSPNLTEIRTSTGEDLKSDGVLNYPNLTLLSEDATVEEDFYNTDGDMRMQLNTQNLRIVSNNLSYFYLSGSVQNADITFLEGDGRIYAEDLEIQNAQIFHRGTSEWRMDVKQNIAGTINGYGDVILDIEPVTVDVDVTWQGRLIFLNN
- a CDS encoding tRNA pseudouridine synthase A; amino-acid sequence: MFKKERHFYIIKLQYLGFRFHGWQKQPDLPTVERMVQRTLRFVFDHSNFKILAAGRTDARVSVNETAIELFLDDEPIADLDVFLKEFNLNLPSDIRALHIEPTTADFNIINSPKVKEYIYLFSHGEKFHPFCAPLMVYMKSELDIELMKKAAQLFVGEKDFWSYTYKPSAETNTNSMVDSCYIEENNLFTANFFPEESFCFRVSGKGFKRHQVRIMMGALFDLGMGKMTFEEFEKTLDGSNLIHLSHIAPSSGLMLFRTELTT
- a CDS encoding prephenate dehydratase, which translates into the protein MKVAIQGVKGSYHHQVADLLYGDVELLECSTFDQLGRAVAQGEVDKGVMAIGNSIAGSILPNYTLISENDLSITAECYLDIDHQLMALKGQKLEDIVEVQSHPMALLQCKPFFRDYPEIKLVETDDTAAAAYRIQRDGKKGIAAIASSIAATIYDLDIIATDIQEIKNNATRFVVVEKNQVDNHEPNKATINFASSHEAGSLARILTIFGAQRINLTKIQSIPIVEKPFLFSFVADLEFDNLSQFTTAQQQIQPYIKELTILGIYKSATL
- the gldA gene encoding gliding motility-associated ABC transporter ATP-binding subunit GldA, whose translation is MSIEVSKITKTYGSQKALDDVSFSIKSGEIVGFLGPNGAGKSTMMRILTTYLNADDGTATVNGHDVATDSRAVQSSIGYLPENNPLYPDMYVKEYLGFSASIYKLENAKQRINEVIAETGLESHQIKKIQELSKGYKQRVGLANALLHQPKVLILDEPTTGLDPNQLVEIRSLIRKVAQNTTILLSTHIMQEVEAMCDRVIIINKGKIVADDYLKNLKSDEIQVIDVEFDYRVEPELLQRIPLVREVKELHGFNYRLRFETKTDQRSGVFDFAHDNELKILSLNKRNKNLEAMFQELTGE
- a CDS encoding DUF2911 domain-containing protein yields the protein MKNILLAAAAMAITFTATSQEFVSMDKSPMDAAYYPAQSTKRAFAKTDEQKAALQPQIRVLYGRPSLNDRNLFTSTDVKDSGITKYGEKWRLGANESTEITLMSNAMIGDQVLPAGRYSIVVVPTENEWTFHINAENDGWGNFSHKSEMDVVTTTIPVTTEDESLENLSIALYSPNNDNVVHMKMGWGTYRAELPITLL
- the metF gene encoding methylenetetrahydrofolate reductase [NAD(P)H]; this encodes MKITDHIKQAENTLFSFEIIPPVKGKSIKELYDNIDPLMEFKPPFIDVTTSREEFIYIEKKGGLLEKKLTRMRPGTLGICAAIQNKYDVDTVPHLLCGGFTQQETEYLLVDCQYLEIDNVMALRGDARKGDKRFECTEGGHEFAIDLVKQIDHLNKGHYLHDVIEISCDVDFCIGVAGYPEKHEESPSMKTDLKRLKDKVDAGAHYVVTQMFFDNQKYFEFVNAARDLGITIPIIPGIKPIATKSHLQLLPQTFHLDMPQNLVDAVENCKTNKDVRQVGVEFCIDQCRELLANDVPVLHFYSMGKSDNIYDIAKAIF